The Candidatus Synechococcus calcipolaris G9 nucleotide sequence TAATGGTGTGGGTTACATTACCCTATTTTCCGCGCCCATTATCCCTAATTGGGGTGGAGGTGAGTTCTGTATCTGGAAACTTACTCCCCGTCTACGGTGTATTGCTATTGGGTTTAGTGGCCGCCGTTACATTGGGGTTGGTGGCTTTTTTCAATTCTAAACGTCCCCCAGGCTGGGAAGATGCCGAACGGCCCAGTTTTATTCCCAAAATAGAGACTGAAGAACTAGATAAAGAATTGAACTCTACAGAATTATCTAAGGATACTGATACCGACAAGAAACCCGAGGATCATAACTAGGTGAAGCTCTTTCGGATTCTGTTACGGGCTGCCTGGAAAACAGTGATCGGGGCAGCCATTGCCGGCCTCTTAAATGGGATAAGTACCGCTGGTTTGATTGCCTTGATTAATGGTGCCCTCCACCACAGTCAAGTCCTAGGGGCTTTTTTGCCTTGGGCTTTTTTAGGTTTAGCCCTACTGCTACTGCTCACCCACTTTGCCTCCCAGGTGCTCTTGGTGCGGGCTGCCCAGCAGGCCCTCTTAGAGATGCGTTTACTCCTGAGTCGGCGAATTTTAGCCTCTCCCCTGCGGCAATTGGAGGGGATTGGTACTGCCCAACTGTTGGCAACCCTCACGGACGATGTGGATGCGGTCTCCCGTTCCTTTTCGGCCCTGCCCAATCTCTTTAATGCGATCGCCATTGTGTTGGGCTGCCTGCTCTATATGGGTTGGCTCTCCCCGATTTTGTTTTTTGCCCTAGTTGCCCTCATCGGCATTGGCACGAGTAGCTACCTATTTTTGGCCTCCAAGGCCCGCCGCTTTCTCAAACGGGCCCGGGATGAACAGGATCACCTTTTTCAGCATTTTCGGACGCTGACAGAGGGGAATAAGGAACTGAAGCTCAATCAAAATCGCCGCGTTGCTTTTATTAATGAAGACCTGCAACCGACGGCGGAAATCACCCGACAGCAAAATCAATTGGGCTTTACGGTCTTTGCGATCGCCGCCAGTTGGGGACAGCTACTTCTATTTGTCACCATTGGCTTTTTTCTCTTTACCCTGCCCCACATTTTAGGGGTTAGCTCCACGGTCTTGTCGGGCTATGTGCTGACCATTATTTACTTGATGCTACCCATGCAACAGGTGATTGATGCCATTCCCATTTTTAGCCGTGCCAGTGTTGCCCTCAGCAAGGTAGAGTCTCTGCAACTCACTCTGGCAGACAGTCCCCAGGATAGTCAGCTAAGTACCCATGAAACCGATGGCTTAAAACCTTGGCAAAAGTTACAACTGGTGGGAGTAACCCATAGCTACCATAGTGGCGGCGCAGAGCAGCCCATCACCTTTACCTTGGGGCCCCTCTACCTAGAATTTGCAGCGGGGGAGATTATTTTTATTGTCGGCGGGAATGGCAGCGGTAAATCTACCCTAGCCAAGATCATTACTGGCCTCTATGTCCCCGAATCAGGGGATATTTTTCTAGATGCCCTGAAAATTGACGATCGCAACCGCGAGGCCTACCGCCAGCAGTTTGCCACGGTGTTTAGTGATTTCTATCTCTTCGATCGCCTCTTGGGGTTAGAGCCATCCCACCTGGTTGAACAGGTTCCCCAGTACCTTGAGCGGCTGCGCCTGAGCCATAAAGTGACACTCCAGGGCGATCGCTTTTCCACCACGAACCTATCCCAGGGGGAGCGAAAACGCTTGGGCCTATTGACGGCATACCTGGAAGATCGTCCCGTCTATGTGTTTGATGAATGGGCGGCGGATCAGGATCCCCTCTTTCGCGACTTTTTCTATCGCAAGCTCTTACCGGAACTGAAGGAACGGGGAAAAACCATCTTTGTGATTAGCCATGACGATCGCTACTTTGACCTGGGCGATCGCCTGATTAAGCTAGACTACGGCCAAGTTGCTGTGGCACACTGATCCCTTAGGGGTATTGATACCCAACCCTAAAAATCAACCCTAGGGAAACAGGAGAACATCCATGGGGCAATCTATTTCTTCCGGTGACTATTCCTGGAACAGACTCCTCAAGTGGGCTGCTGGATTCCTGCTTTGCGCCTGTTTGGTGCTTCTGGCTCCCTTGCCTGCCTGGGCGGCGACCCAAATTCGTCTTTTTGATCTGACTTACCAAGACTGTCCTGCCGAGATTGGGGCGGGAGCCGTGACCCCCGGTGGCACCACCCTACGGGCAAATTGCTATCTGATTATTGGTCAGGCGGAAAACAAATCCGGTCGCACCGTGGTAGATGCCGATGTCTTTGGGCGCATCTATGATGCCAATGGCAATCCAGTAATGCAAAATCGCACTCGCCTTGGTGCCATTGAAGAAGTCCCCCCCGGCATTAGTGAGTTTCAAATTCGCGTGAGTGTTCCCTACGATCAGCCCACACCCCTCATTTTGGAGCAGTTCAAAGCCTCAGGTTTTACGACAAAGGTTCGCTAGTTTTTTGTATTTTCCTACAAAAGTACCTGTCAACACCCCTACACCCGCAAGGGGATGGGTTTATCGGTGAAAAACCATGAAATATTTCCTTGCTGTAATGCTTGTTTTGGCGACAGTGCCCCTACCTGCCCTAGGTCAGGGTCGTCCCCTACGGTGCCAGAATACAGAAAGCACATTTGTGGAAACGGAAACTAAAAACTACTGGGTTAATATCTGTGGCGGTGATTTTCCTGCCTACTATGTAGCCATGAACAAAGGCGATCGCAACCAATCCATTCGCCTCCGACTCAGTGACTACGATCCCCAAGGAAACTACTTTGAGGCAGTGAATCAGAGCTATATCTATATCCTTTCAAAAACACCCCGAGGGATGTTTCTAACGGTGAGCCAGGGGACAAAGGAACTCTTGAGGGAACCGGTATTGCAACCCTGGTAATTTCTAGATATTAATTCATGTCAGGAGACGCACAATCTAGGGACAATCTAAGGCATCAAGCATTGCTGCCCACTGCTCAGGGGTGAGATCATTGAATGTTCCACCCGCGCCCTCCGCTTCGCTGTCTAGATCACACACCACCTCTTCATCATTAGAGGCGGATTCTTGTCCCTGAAGAATCGTGGCAATATCCGAGGGGCCATTGGTATCAGGATCGTTGGGAACGACATCCACCTGGGGACTAGCCTCGAAACTGGTCGATGTGACTGGAGAACTGGCGGTAGCCGATGGTACAGAAGAGGAAGGCGTTGGCGTGGGGCTGATAGCCGTTGATTCTGAGGAGCTAGGGTCAGGGAGAACAGTATTAGGATTCAGTTGGCTGGGATCGATTTGATACAGAAAACCATTGCCAGTAAAGGTGGCTGGATCTGGATAAACCGTATTAAACTGTTCGGCTCCCACTAACCCGCCCTTGCTATTGGACGCTGGCGAAAACGAATAGACTAACCAGTCGCCCACAGTCGATTCAATTCCGTTTGCACCTGCATTATTAATAAAGCTACTGGGAGTAACCAAGGTAATTGAGTTTTGGGCTTGCACTGGCTCATTCAAGATTAAATTGCCTGACTGGGTGCGAATATTAACGCTATTGGCACCCGTCACCCCCGTTGGATTCACTTGACCAATGATCAATGTCCCTGAATTGACAAATTCAATATCACCCGTTGCATCACTGGCAAAGGTTTGAACCGTATTACCCGTGTGATCAAAGGTAAAGGAAACATTTCCGGAAAAGGCAAGTCCTTGAGCAACCACCGGCTGGGTTTGAGTAACGGCTCCCCCTGCATTGAGGGTAATTGCCCCCTGAGAGGTTAATCCATTTGTTGTACCAACGGTGCCAATCGTAAAGCCGCCACTATCTCGATAGCTAATGGCCCCGGTGGTATTTCCGGCCAGGGTGGCGATCGCATTGCCGGGATTCTCTAGTTCAACATTCCCCTGAGCGATTAACCCTAAATTAGCGATCGCTAAATTTGCACCAGCGGTTTGGTTAATCCCCTGCCCCGTGACCAATTGCAGTGTATTGGTATTTGTGGGCGATAGGAGAGCGGAAATTTCAATAGAACCACTGTTGGTGTCACCAATTTGCAGTATTCCAGCCGTAATTTTATTTAACTCAGCAGACACCAAACTCAATTTACCCGCCGTTTTTGTCCCCAGATCTATCTCATGACCATTGCTGAAGGGCCGCACCGTTACCTGATGGGTTCCGGCATTCACCGCTCCATTATTCAATGCCATTTCATTGGCAATAAGCGTCAGGTTGTCCCCTGACAGAATACTACCCGAGCTTATGGTGAGACTATTTCCTGCGGTTAGGGAAATGATGCCGCCGCTACTAGCTGTCCCGGTAGCAGAGCTAGAACTGGTATTAATGCCTTGAGTTGTAATATTGCCGTTTGTCGTTAGAGAAACACTCCCCCCTAAATTTGCATTACCAATCCCAGCATTGATGCGACTAGAGTTAGCGTTAATGGCACCTACCTGAATATTGCCGGTTTGGGTAGTGATTGCCAGATTTCCAGCATCTCCGGCATTACCAGCACCGCCCTGAGTGCGTTGGGAATTGGTAGAAATTGCTGTGGTTGTT carries:
- the psb35 gene encoding photosystem II assembly protein Psb35 — its product is MVWVTLPYFPRPLSLIGVEVSSVSGNLLPVYGVLLLGLVAAVTLGLVAFFNSKRPPGWEDAERPSFIPKIETEELDKELNSTELSKDTDTDKKPEDHN
- a CDS encoding cyclic peptide export ABC transporter, giving the protein MKLFRILLRAAWKTVIGAAIAGLLNGISTAGLIALINGALHHSQVLGAFLPWAFLGLALLLLLTHFASQVLLVRAAQQALLEMRLLLSRRILASPLRQLEGIGTAQLLATLTDDVDAVSRSFSALPNLFNAIAIVLGCLLYMGWLSPILFFALVALIGIGTSSYLFLASKARRFLKRARDEQDHLFQHFRTLTEGNKELKLNQNRRVAFINEDLQPTAEITRQQNQLGFTVFAIAASWGQLLLFVTIGFFLFTLPHILGVSSTVLSGYVLTIIYLMLPMQQVIDAIPIFSRASVALSKVESLQLTLADSPQDSQLSTHETDGLKPWQKLQLVGVTHSYHSGGAEQPITFTLGPLYLEFAAGEIIFIVGGNGSGKSTLAKIITGLYVPESGDIFLDALKIDDRNREAYRQQFATVFSDFYLFDRLLGLEPSHLVEQVPQYLERLRLSHKVTLQGDRFSTTNLSQGERKRLGLLTAYLEDRPVYVFDEWAADQDPLFRDFFYRKLLPELKERGKTIFVISHDDRYFDLGDRLIKLDYGQVAVAH